In one Microbacterium invictum genomic region, the following are encoded:
- a CDS encoding glycosyltransferase: MTAPLRVLSLYEGFFAGGARVLHTDVVAGLHAGGQSHRVLSIASRARREATVQRMGDDPRCRRLVDAGVEVRSLGRTAGDQPLAPETFGPRHLRRAATMIAQADVVVSLKEQPLGLLLALRDRGMMPDVPVAVCLHRSDPAHAGAAREWLAEAAWSGLVSTAISCADSTRDAYRDVVGEGIDARVVPNGIDTERFRPGTARERAAIRRSLGIPADAPVVLFAARFDAMKNPGLFLRAVAAHARHRHHTRYLLCGAGMSADNPALRAAIAEAGVPASARIHLLGIRDDMPALHRIADIVALTSAFGEASPLCLIEGAASGATPVTTAVGDAARVVEGFGIVTAHDSVSIAGAWDAVLAERPAFRRLALAARPRLSRERMVQEYRLAIESLAVRVPLAA, from the coding sequence ATGACCGCACCCCTGCGCGTTCTGTCGCTGTACGAAGGGTTCTTCGCCGGAGGCGCACGGGTGCTCCATACCGATGTCGTCGCGGGGCTTCACGCCGGCGGGCAGAGCCATCGCGTTCTGTCGATCGCATCGCGCGCGCGGCGCGAGGCGACGGTGCAGCGGATGGGCGACGACCCGCGCTGCCGTCGCCTCGTCGACGCGGGCGTCGAGGTGCGGAGCCTCGGGCGGACCGCCGGCGACCAGCCACTCGCACCCGAGACGTTCGGCCCGCGCCACCTGCGGCGGGCGGCGACCATGATCGCCCAGGCCGACGTCGTGGTGTCGCTCAAAGAGCAGCCGCTCGGCCTGCTGCTCGCCCTCCGCGACCGCGGGATGATGCCCGACGTGCCGGTCGCCGTCTGTCTGCACCGCTCCGACCCGGCGCATGCCGGCGCGGCCCGCGAGTGGCTCGCCGAGGCGGCGTGGAGCGGGCTCGTATCGACCGCGATCTCCTGCGCGGACTCGACCCGCGACGCCTACCGCGACGTCGTCGGCGAGGGGATCGACGCACGGGTGGTGCCGAACGGCATCGACACCGAGAGGTTCCGCCCCGGCACCGCGCGGGAACGCGCGGCGATCCGGCGGTCGCTCGGAATCCCCGCCGACGCACCCGTCGTGCTCTTCGCCGCACGGTTCGACGCGATGAAGAACCCCGGGCTGTTCCTCCGCGCGGTGGCGGCGCACGCGCGGCACCGGCACCACACCCGCTATCTACTGTGCGGGGCGGGGATGTCGGCGGACAACCCCGCTCTCCGCGCGGCGATCGCGGAGGCCGGGGTTCCGGCATCCGCCCGGATCCATCTGCTCGGGATCCGCGACGACATGCCGGCCCTGCACCGGATCGCCGACATCGTGGCGCTCACGAGCGCCTTCGGCGAGGCGTCGCCGCTGTGCCTCATCGAGGGTGCGGCGTCGGGCGCGACGCCGGTCACGACAGCGGTGGGCGACGCCGCGCGTGTCGTCGAGGGATTCGGAATCGTCACCGCACACGACTCGGTGTCGATCGCGGGGGCGTGGGACGCGGTGCTCGCCGAGCGGCCGGCGTTCCGGCGCCTGGCTCTCGCGGCACGGCCGCGGCTCTCGCGCGAGCGGATGGTCCAGGAGTACCGCCTCGCAATCGAGAGCCTTGCGGTGCGGGTGCCGCTGGCGGCCTAA
- a CDS encoding glycosyltransferase family 4 protein, protein MSSQAAFAIPGDLDTVTGGYLYEKRLLLGLREIGVDTAHVELAASFPDPSDEEVDAALATLQQVDPRHPLILDGFVFGAMPTAALARVRAPIVGVVHHPLAHEEGLTPERREYLFTNERDNLRLAAAVLVPSPHTARILIDEYGAHPSMITVARPGTDPVPGARRDTEPPLILSVGIQHPRKGHDVLLRALARLTDLDWRAEIVGTPWDEEYAAALPRLRDDLGLAERVHLAGGIGDAALDKLWAQASVFALATRYEGYGLVFDEALAWGLPIVSCRTGAVPETVPADAGMLVPPGDPEAFAAALRSVLADHDQRERMTRAARAAGAALPSWLDTARTAQRVLDSVTRRSPTPRPPFIDTGAAKPEH, encoded by the coding sequence GTGAGCAGCCAGGCGGCCTTCGCCATCCCCGGCGACCTCGACACCGTCACCGGCGGCTACCTGTACGAGAAGCGCCTGCTCCTGGGCCTCCGCGAGATCGGCGTCGACACCGCGCATGTGGAACTGGCGGCCTCCTTCCCCGATCCTTCCGACGAGGAGGTGGATGCCGCGCTGGCGACCCTCCAGCAGGTCGATCCGCGCCATCCACTCATCCTCGACGGCTTCGTGTTCGGGGCCATGCCCACGGCGGCGCTCGCGCGCGTGCGCGCCCCGATCGTCGGCGTCGTCCACCACCCGCTCGCCCACGAGGAGGGCCTGACGCCGGAGCGGCGGGAGTACCTGTTCACCAACGAGCGCGACAATCTGCGCCTCGCCGCCGCCGTGCTCGTGCCGAGCCCGCACACCGCGCGCATCCTCATCGACGAGTACGGCGCCCACCCGAGCATGATCACGGTCGCGCGGCCGGGCACCGATCCCGTGCCGGGAGCGCGGCGCGACACGGAGCCGCCGCTCATCCTGTCGGTGGGGATCCAGCATCCGCGGAAGGGCCACGACGTGCTCCTCCGGGCACTCGCACGGCTGACCGACCTCGACTGGCGGGCCGAGATCGTCGGGACGCCGTGGGATGAGGAGTACGCCGCTGCGCTGCCGAGGCTGCGCGACGACCTCGGGCTCGCGGAGCGCGTGCATCTCGCCGGGGGGATCGGCGACGCCGCGCTCGACAAGCTCTGGGCGCAGGCGTCGGTGTTCGCCCTCGCCACCCGCTACGAGGGGTACGGCCTGGTGTTCGACGAGGCCCTCGCGTGGGGGCTGCCGATCGTGTCGTGCCGCACCGGCGCGGTGCCCGAGACGGTCCCCGCCGACGCCGGCATGCTCGTCCCGCCCGGCGATCCCGAGGCCTTCGCGGCGGCCCTCCGTTCCGTGCTCGCCGATCACGACCAGCGCGAACGGATGACGCGTGCGGCGCGCGCCGCGGGCGCCGCACTGCCGTCGTGGCTCGACACCGCCCGCACCGCACAGCGCGTGCTGGATTCCGTCACCCGTCGTTCACCCACCCCACGCCCGCCGTTCATCGACACGGGGGCGGCGAAACCCGAGCATTGA
- a CDS encoding ABC transporter substrate-binding protein, translating to MTDRKTLTRRTLLGAGIVGVAGIAAAGIGLSTRPGGLFGSGDATTAASLQLSWLHSVQFGGSYIALDRGWYEGVDVTLLQGGPNAPVEPPVVSGSALIGISAADYTAAAVAEGAPFKIIGVAMQKNPFVIASLPENPVNEPADLVGKRIGMALANTPVLETLCTLNDVDVDGIEVVPTQYSAQPLLAGEVDCLLCWETDLPVAMTVQGVESVTMLMADYGYALHSQTYIATEESLANRRADLVALMRGEVRGWDEYRADTNAAAALTVETFPDAGLDLPTQELQAERQVPLMFSEVTDENGFGWWTDESVSQNRETLALLGQDVPADLWDRSVLEEVHGS from the coding sequence ATGACAGATCGCAAGACCCTCACCCGCCGCACTCTGCTCGGCGCCGGCATCGTCGGCGTCGCCGGCATCGCCGCGGCCGGGATCGGCCTGAGCACCCGCCCCGGGGGGCTGTTCGGCAGCGGGGACGCCACGACGGCGGCATCCCTCCAGCTGTCGTGGCTGCACTCGGTCCAGTTCGGCGGGAGCTACATCGCCCTCGACCGCGGCTGGTACGAGGGCGTGGACGTCACGCTCCTCCAGGGCGGACCGAACGCCCCCGTCGAACCGCCGGTCGTGTCGGGATCGGCGCTCATCGGCATCTCGGCCGCCGACTACACCGCGGCCGCCGTCGCCGAAGGAGCGCCGTTCAAGATCATCGGCGTCGCGATGCAGAAGAACCCCTTCGTGATCGCCTCCCTCCCCGAGAATCCGGTGAACGAGCCCGCCGATCTCGTCGGCAAGCGCATCGGCATGGCCCTCGCGAACACGCCCGTACTCGAGACGCTGTGCACGCTCAACGACGTCGATGTCGACGGCATCGAGGTCGTGCCCACGCAGTACTCCGCTCAGCCGCTCCTCGCCGGCGAGGTCGACTGCCTGCTGTGCTGGGAGACCGACCTGCCCGTCGCGATGACGGTGCAGGGGGTCGAGAGCGTCACGATGCTCATGGCCGACTACGGCTACGCGCTGCACTCGCAGACGTACATCGCGACCGAGGAGAGCCTCGCGAACCGTCGCGCCGACCTCGTCGCCCTGATGCGCGGAGAGGTGCGCGGGTGGGACGAGTACCGCGCCGATACGAACGCGGCGGCCGCCCTCACAGTGGAGACGTTCCCCGACGCCGGACTCGACCTCCCCACCCAGGAACTGCAGGCCGAACGGCAGGTGCCGCTGATGTTCTCGGAGGTCACCGACGAGAACGGCTTCGGCTGGTGGACCGACGAGTCGGTGTCGCAGAACCGCGAGACCCTGGCGCTGCTCGGTCAGGACGTTCCGGCCGACCTCTGGGATCGGTCGGTGCTGGAAGAAGTCCATGGCAGCTGA
- a CDS encoding LLM class flavin-dependent oxidoreductase, whose amino-acid sequence MDYGHALEFGAFITPTAADPEIPVALAQVSEVAGLDLVTFQDHPYQPAFLDTWTLMTWVAARTERVRIAPNVLNIPLRPPAVVARSAASLDRLSGGRFDLGLGAGGFWDAIEAMGGRRLTPGQAVTALEEGIEVINELWNTGEKRGVFTEGTYYRVTGAKRGPRPAHAIPIIIGAYKPRMLALTGRTADGWLPSLAYLQPGDLARGNAAIDEAAASAGRAPAEIRRLLNVGRLSADPRAWSEQLATLALEDGISTFILAADDPDLLRTFGGDIAPAVRELVADERRARGVPSASARSAIALAARREGVAYDDVPDGLRVIEPGDFEYPDVRSTYMRGGSPGIVLQPADTPEVAAALAFARRHPNLPLAVRSGGHGISGRSTNDGGIVIDLRRLNTIEVIDADRRIVRIGPGARWMQVAAALSEFGWALSSGDYGGVGVGGLATAGGIGFLSRSHGLTIDRMRAAEIVLADGSVVRADAEDHADLFWAVRGAGANIGIVTAFEFEAVEIGRVAWVQLAFQVDDLAGFLVDYGRLTTQAPRDTTLFLLTGRSQPGEPRIVQLYGVVDADDPTTIVDRLQPFADLAPLVQQSVQLATYAQIMANADLGPQHGSGEPHSRSGMIERLTSETAEAIERMLAGGAIAFFQLRAVGGAVSDVAPDATAFAHRSAAFSMVALGGSASRVDAAWREIAAHSTGSYLSFDSSLRPERLAEAFPPATLARLRQIKRRYDPDAVFRDNFGIDPRDQGEGVTISAA is encoded by the coding sequence ATGGATTACGGACACGCGCTGGAGTTCGGCGCCTTCATCACCCCCACCGCGGCGGACCCCGAGATCCCCGTCGCCCTCGCCCAGGTCTCCGAGGTCGCCGGACTCGACCTCGTCACGTTCCAGGATCATCCGTACCAGCCGGCGTTCCTCGACACCTGGACGCTGATGACCTGGGTCGCCGCGCGCACCGAGCGCGTGCGGATCGCACCGAACGTGCTGAACATCCCGCTGCGTCCGCCCGCCGTCGTCGCCCGATCGGCAGCGAGCCTCGACCGTCTCTCGGGTGGACGGTTCGACCTCGGGCTCGGCGCCGGCGGCTTCTGGGATGCCATCGAGGCCATGGGCGGACGCCGGCTCACCCCCGGCCAGGCCGTCACCGCGCTCGAGGAGGGGATCGAGGTCATCAACGAACTGTGGAACACCGGCGAGAAGCGCGGTGTCTTCACCGAGGGCACCTACTACCGCGTGACCGGGGCCAAACGCGGACCACGGCCCGCGCATGCGATCCCGATCATCATCGGCGCCTACAAGCCCCGGATGCTCGCGCTCACCGGCCGCACCGCCGACGGCTGGCTCCCCTCCCTCGCCTACCTGCAGCCGGGCGACCTCGCCCGCGGCAACGCGGCGATCGATGAGGCCGCCGCGTCGGCCGGACGGGCCCCGGCGGAGATCCGGCGACTGCTCAACGTCGGACGCCTCTCGGCAGATCCGCGCGCCTGGAGCGAGCAGCTGGCGACATTGGCCCTCGAGGACGGTATCTCGACGTTCATCCTCGCCGCCGACGATCCCGATCTCCTCCGCACCTTCGGCGGAGACATCGCTCCCGCCGTTCGCGAGCTCGTGGCCGACGAACGGCGGGCCCGCGGAGTCCCGTCCGCTTCCGCCCGGTCCGCGATCGCCCTCGCGGCCCGCAGGGAGGGCGTTGCGTACGACGACGTCCCGGACGGGCTCCGCGTCATCGAACCCGGCGATTTCGAGTATCCGGATGTCCGCTCGACGTACATGCGCGGCGGCTCCCCCGGCATCGTGCTGCAGCCCGCCGACACCCCAGAGGTCGCCGCGGCTCTCGCGTTCGCGCGACGGCACCCGAACCTCCCGCTGGCTGTCCGCAGCGGAGGCCATGGCATCAGCGGGCGGAGCACCAACGACGGCGGGATCGTCATCGACCTCCGGCGGCTGAACACGATCGAGGTGATCGACGCCGATCGCCGGATCGTCCGCATCGGCCCGGGAGCGCGGTGGATGCAGGTCGCCGCGGCGCTGTCCGAGTTCGGGTGGGCGCTCAGCTCCGGCGACTACGGCGGCGTCGGCGTGGGCGGGCTCGCCACCGCCGGCGGCATCGGATTCCTCTCCCGATCCCACGGGCTCACCATCGACCGGATGCGCGCCGCCGAGATCGTGCTCGCCGACGGCAGCGTCGTGCGTGCCGACGCCGAGGACCATGCGGATCTGTTCTGGGCCGTCCGCGGCGCGGGCGCCAACATCGGGATCGTCACCGCCTTCGAGTTCGAGGCCGTCGAGATAGGCCGCGTCGCGTGGGTGCAATTGGCCTTCCAGGTCGACGATCTCGCCGGCTTCCTCGTCGACTACGGCCGGCTCACGACCCAGGCTCCGCGCGACACCACGCTCTTCCTCCTCACCGGCAGGTCGCAGCCCGGTGAGCCGCGCATCGTCCAGCTCTACGGCGTGGTGGACGCCGACGACCCGACCACGATCGTCGACCGCCTGCAGCCGTTCGCCGACCTCGCCCCGCTCGTGCAGCAGTCGGTGCAACTCGCCACGTACGCGCAGATCATGGCGAATGCCGATCTCGGTCCGCAGCACGGCTCCGGCGAACCCCATTCCCGCTCGGGCATGATCGAGCGACTCACGTCCGAGACGGCCGAGGCGATCGAGCGGATGCTGGCAGGCGGCGCGATCGCCTTCTTCCAGCTCCGCGCGGTCGGCGGGGCGGTCTCGGACGTCGCCCCCGACGCGACGGCCTTCGCGCACCGCTCGGCCGCCTTCTCGATGGTGGCCCTCGGCGGCAGCGCGTCGCGGGTCGACGCCGCCTGGCGCGAGATCGCCGCGCACAGCACCGGCTCGTATCTCAGCTTCGACTCGTCACTGCGCCCCGAGCGCCTCGCCGAGGCGTTCCCACCGGCGACCCTCGCGCGGCTGCGACAGATCAAGCGGCGCTACGACCCCGATGCCGTCTTCCGCGACAACTTCGGAATCGACCCCCGCGACCAGGGCGAAGGGGTGACGATCTCGGCCGCGTGA
- a CDS encoding ABC transporter ATP-binding protein has translation MAAEPRVLVAGAGKVYPDGLEAVAPLDLEFAGGSTTALVGPSGCGKSTLLRMIAGLEDPTSGSITIDGDSPHAVAERGELAVAFQDPSLLPWRSVRQNAALALTLTHREVDRAAIDRMIARVGLDGFGDARPAALSGGMRQRAAIARALITEPRLLLLDEPFGAVDELTRQDLIAELPPLWRERGTTALLVTHSISEAARIADRIIVLSPRPARVVADVPVPRGDAAAFDRVVAAVTDALSRSRAA, from the coding sequence ATGGCAGCTGAGCCCCGGGTTCTCGTCGCGGGTGCCGGCAAGGTGTACCCCGACGGGCTCGAGGCGGTCGCTCCGCTGGATCTGGAGTTCGCCGGCGGCTCGACCACGGCCCTCGTGGGGCCGTCGGGATGCGGCAAGTCGACGCTCTTGCGCATGATCGCCGGGCTCGAAGACCCCACCTCGGGGTCGATCACGATCGACGGCGACTCGCCCCACGCCGTGGCCGAACGCGGCGAGCTCGCCGTGGCGTTCCAAGACCCCTCGCTCCTGCCGTGGCGGAGCGTGCGGCAGAACGCCGCCCTCGCGCTCACCCTCACCCACCGCGAGGTCGACCGCGCCGCGATCGACCGGATGATCGCCCGCGTGGGACTCGACGGCTTCGGCGACGCCCGGCCCGCGGCCCTGTCGGGAGGGATGCGGCAGCGCGCCGCGATCGCCCGGGCCCTCATCACCGAGCCCCGCCTGCTGCTGCTGGACGAACCCTTCGGCGCGGTCGACGAACTCACCCGGCAGGACCTCATCGCCGAGCTCCCCCCGCTCTGGCGCGAGCGCGGCACCACGGCGCTGCTCGTCACGCACTCGATCAGCGAGGCCGCACGGATCGCCGATCGCATCATCGTGCTGAGCCCGCGGCCCGCTCGGGTGGTCGCCGACGTCCCCGTCCCGCGAGGCGACGCCGCGGCATTCGACCGGGTGGTGGCCGCGGTGACCGACGCACTCTCCCGGTCTCGGGCGGCATGA
- a CDS encoding ABC transporter permease: protein MTTVTTPRTRAWRDTALAVVLLLVVWEVAARLVTSAFVLAAPTEIAVALVTQAGLLWRALLVTGQAALAGFIIGNLAAIALAALAVLLPATERVVTAVALVVFCLPLVATGPVLRVILGPGDGPQVVLAALAVYYTTMIPLLVGLRAAPATWFDLVRSYGRGAGAALVHVRARASLPYLVAGLQIAAPAAFLGAMVGEFTGAQSGLGVLTIRASRDLDIQLTWALATVATVVSVVAYVVIGAIGRRFVSERPPLILAPVRPRLSGRERIRSAAITTVAFLVVIVALWWGGIAVTGISPFFARTPVDVVRIFAGVDDGGEVRGILFAALGETAVLAIAGYLAGLAVGAVGAIALTLAPRAATVSMPIAIALRAVPIVTTAPLVILLLGRGPVGAISLVALMVFFPTLIACLEGLRQAPGQALDVLRSYGAPARVQLVRVRIPAMLPAFFAAARMSVPAAVLAVTVVEWLAIGAGVGAAMALAASQSGYDLLAVAVVAVTALSALGYALVGVVESRVLRVYAPEQQA, encoded by the coding sequence ATGACCACGGTCACCACGCCCCGCACGCGCGCGTGGCGCGACACGGCTCTCGCCGTCGTGCTGCTGCTCGTGGTGTGGGAGGTGGCCGCACGCCTCGTGACCTCGGCCTTCGTCCTGGCCGCGCCGACCGAGATCGCCGTCGCCCTCGTCACCCAGGCGGGTCTGCTGTGGCGAGCCCTCCTCGTGACCGGACAGGCCGCCCTGGCGGGTTTCATCATCGGCAACCTCGCCGCGATCGCCCTCGCCGCCCTCGCCGTGCTGCTGCCGGCGACCGAGCGGGTCGTCACCGCGGTGGCACTCGTGGTGTTCTGCCTGCCGCTCGTCGCGACCGGGCCGGTGCTCCGCGTCATCCTCGGCCCGGGTGACGGTCCGCAGGTCGTCCTCGCGGCCCTCGCGGTGTACTACACCACGATGATCCCGCTCCTCGTGGGGCTCCGCGCGGCGCCCGCCACCTGGTTCGACCTCGTCCGCAGCTACGGCCGAGGGGCGGGGGCGGCGCTGGTGCACGTGCGCGCGCGGGCGAGCCTGCCGTACCTCGTCGCGGGGCTGCAGATCGCGGCACCTGCCGCGTTCCTCGGTGCGATGGTGGGCGAGTTCACCGGCGCGCAGAGCGGGCTCGGGGTGCTCACGATCCGCGCGTCGCGCGACCTCGACATCCAGCTCACCTGGGCGCTCGCCACCGTCGCCACGGTCGTCTCGGTCGTGGCGTACGTCGTGATCGGCGCGATCGGGCGCCGGTTCGTCAGCGAGCGGCCGCCGCTCATCCTCGCCCCCGTCCGGCCGCGTCTCTCCGGGCGCGAGCGCATCCGCAGCGCCGCGATCACCACGGTCGCGTTCCTCGTCGTGATCGTCGCGCTCTGGTGGGGCGGCATCGCCGTCACGGGGATCAGCCCGTTCTTCGCGCGGACGCCGGTCGACGTCGTCCGGATCTTCGCCGGGGTCGACGACGGCGGTGAGGTGCGCGGCATCCTCTTCGCCGCGCTCGGCGAGACCGCGGTCCTCGCGATCGCCGGCTACCTCGCCGGGCTCGCCGTCGGCGCGGTCGGTGCGATCGCCCTGACGCTCGCCCCGCGGGCGGCGACCGTATCGATGCCCATCGCCATCGCCCTGCGCGCCGTGCCCATCGTCACCACGGCACCCCTGGTCATCCTGCTTCTGGGGCGCGGGCCCGTCGGTGCGATCTCGCTCGTGGCTCTCATGGTCTTCTTCCCCACGCTCATCGCGTGCCTGGAGGGCCTCCGTCAGGCGCCCGGCCAGGCCCTCGATGTGCTGCGCAGCTACGGCGCACCCGCGCGCGTGCAGCTCGTGCGCGTGCGGATCCCCGCGATGCTGCCGGCGTTCTTCGCCGCCGCCCGCATGAGCGTGCCCGCCGCGGTGCTCGCCGTCACCGTCGTGGAGTGGCTCGCGATCGGCGCCGGCGTCGGCGCCGCGATGGCTCTTGCCGCCTCGCAGTCGGGCTACGACCTGCTCGCCGTCGCGGTCGTCGCCGTCACCGCGCTCTCCGCGCTCGGGTACGCCCTGGTCGGGGTGGTCGAGTCGCGGGTGCTCCGCGTGTACGCCCCGGAGCAGCAGGCGTGA
- a CDS encoding NAD-dependent epimerase/dehydratase family protein produces the protein MRVAVTGASGFLGGAVAADLVAAGHEVRTLQRRPSGVAGADDILGSVTDPDAAARALDGVDGIIHLAAKVSLAGDPREFEAVNVGGTRTILDAAERAGVSRFVFVSSPSVAHAGAALAGVGAEPASPEQARGDYARTKAAGELLALSRDGAGISVVAIRPHLVWGPGDPQLVERIVARARAGRLPLLNGGTALIDSTYIDNAATGITAALARAEHAHGRAFVLTNGEPRAVGELLAGICLAAGAAPPRWSVPASLARTAGSVIERIWAVRPGEDEPPMTRFLAEQLSTAHWFDQRETRAALAWAPTVSIDEGLARLAEHYR, from the coding sequence GTGAGGGTCGCCGTCACCGGAGCATCCGGCTTCCTCGGCGGCGCCGTCGCGGCCGACCTCGTCGCCGCCGGACACGAGGTGCGCACCCTCCAGCGCCGCCCCTCCGGTGTCGCGGGAGCCGACGACATCCTGGGGTCGGTGACGGATCCGGATGCCGCGGCGCGCGCGCTCGACGGAGTGGACGGGATCATCCACCTCGCCGCGAAGGTGTCGCTCGCGGGCGACCCGCGCGAGTTCGAGGCGGTGAACGTCGGGGGCACCCGCACGATCCTGGATGCCGCCGAGCGCGCCGGGGTCTCGCGGTTCGTCTTCGTCTCGTCGCCGTCGGTCGCCCACGCGGGAGCGGCGCTCGCCGGGGTCGGAGCCGAGCCCGCCTCACCCGAGCAGGCGCGCGGCGACTACGCCCGCACCAAGGCCGCCGGCGAGCTCCTCGCCCTCTCGCGCGACGGCGCCGGAATATCCGTCGTCGCGATCCGCCCGCACCTGGTGTGGGGGCCGGGTGACCCGCAGCTCGTCGAGCGCATCGTCGCGCGGGCGCGCGCGGGGCGACTGCCACTGCTGAACGGCGGCACCGCCCTCATCGACTCCACCTACATCGACAACGCCGCGACGGGCATCACCGCAGCCCTCGCCCGCGCCGAGCACGCGCACGGACGCGCGTTCGTGCTCACCAACGGCGAGCCCCGCGCCGTCGGCGAGCTTCTCGCTGGCATCTGCCTGGCCGCCGGCGCCGCTCCGCCACGGTGGAGCGTTCCGGCGTCGCTCGCGCGCACGGCCGGATCGGTCATCGAACGCATCTGGGCAGTGAGGCCGGGCGAGGACGAGCCGCCGATGACCCGGTTCCTCGCCGAACAGCTCTCCACCGCGCACTGGTTCGACCAGCGCGAGACCCGCGCAGCGCTCGCGTGGGCGCCGACGGTGTCGATCGACGAGGGCCTCGCGCGTCTCGCCGAGCACTACCGTTAG
- a CDS encoding lysylphosphatidylglycerol synthase domain-containing protein, which yields MTVARESAATGAPHTTAGRPDTAENRPAVTRFTPLTFICVGVALASGLALGLPLPAVLAAASALVLALVGAAVALARHHPYARLGGANVVTLIRLTVVAFLLAVLFAGGGHPVAVIAVSIVALSLDGVDGYLARRQGLSSRFGAGFDMEVDSAFALVLALLAGLGPAGPLAIVLGLPRYLFGAAALAYPWLNGSTAPRYSRKVICVLQLIALIALQLPVLPAPAAIAIVIVTAGLLAWSFGVDIRELRQNADASARPALIRLGQALLTVLILAIVWQVAGGAEALDILLTANPWWLLAAVVLLVTHTVLSALRWRVTAAPLGIDLTGAHAIREYFLAQLVNTTLPGGVVGDAARAARTRHQASLSRSVGAVVVERGVGQVALLTVFAVAFVATLLAPGGIDWPAPLGAGISAALLALTAAALVLLLRLRFAPPAPESRLGRVVEGTRRSLAAPGVLPAQLLLSGGATVCILAAFACCAAAVGAPLPLGAVFAVVPLVLFAMVLPISVGGWGVREGAAVALLPLAALTTAQAFATSAAFGLMALVASLPGLALVWTRRRTLETTP from the coding sequence ATGACCGTCGCCCGGGAAAGCGCGGCCACGGGAGCACCGCACACCACGGCCGGGCGGCCCGACACGGCCGAAAACCGGCCCGCGGTCACCCGCTTCACCCCCCTCACCTTCATCTGCGTCGGCGTCGCCCTGGCGAGCGGGCTGGCTCTTGGCCTCCCCCTCCCGGCCGTCCTCGCCGCGGCATCCGCCCTGGTCCTCGCCCTCGTGGGCGCGGCAGTCGCCCTCGCGCGGCACCACCCGTACGCACGCCTCGGCGGAGCGAACGTCGTCACACTCATCCGCCTCACGGTCGTGGCGTTCCTGCTCGCCGTGCTCTTCGCCGGCGGCGGCCACCCCGTCGCCGTGATCGCGGTGAGCATCGTCGCGCTGAGCCTGGACGGCGTGGACGGCTACCTGGCACGCCGCCAAGGGCTGTCGTCGCGATTCGGGGCGGGCTTCGACATGGAGGTCGACTCGGCCTTCGCGCTTGTGCTCGCCCTGCTCGCCGGGCTCGGACCGGCAGGTCCCCTGGCGATCGTCCTCGGGCTCCCCCGTTACCTCTTCGGCGCCGCGGCCCTCGCCTACCCGTGGCTGAACGGGTCGACCGCCCCGCGGTACAGCCGCAAGGTCATCTGCGTCCTCCAGCTCATCGCCCTCATCGCGCTGCAGCTCCCCGTCCTGCCGGCGCCCGCCGCGATCGCGATCGTGATCGTGACCGCGGGGCTGCTGGCGTGGTCGTTCGGTGTCGACATCCGCGAGCTGCGACAGAATGCGGATGCCTCGGCGAGGCCGGCACTCATACGACTCGGCCAGGCCCTCCTCACCGTCCTGATCCTCGCGATCGTCTGGCAGGTCGCGGGAGGGGCAGAGGCCCTCGACATCCTTCTCACCGCGAATCCGTGGTGGCTGCTCGCTGCGGTCGTCCTGCTGGTCACCCACACGGTGCTCTCAGCGCTCCGCTGGCGAGTGACGGCCGCTCCGCTCGGCATCGACCTCACGGGCGCGCACGCGATCCGCGAGTACTTTCTCGCGCAGCTGGTGAACACGACCCTGCCCGGCGGCGTCGTCGGAGACGCCGCCCGCGCCGCCCGCACCCGCCACCAGGCGAGCCTCAGCCGATCGGTGGGCGCCGTGGTCGTCGAGCGCGGCGTCGGTCAGGTCGCCCTGCTCACCGTCTTCGCCGTCGCCTTCGTCGCCACCCTCCTCGCACCCGGGGGCATCGACTGGCCGGCTCCTCTCGGTGCCGGCATCTCGGCGGCGCTCCTCGCCCTCACCGCCGCGGCGCTCGTCCTGCTCCTCCGCCTGCGCTTCGCCCCGCCCGCACCCGAGTCCCGGCTGGGTCGCGTCGTCGAGGGCACCCGCCGGAGCCTCGCCGCGCCGGGCGTCCTCCCCGCCCAGCTGCTCCTCAGCGGGGGCGCGACGGTGTGCATCCTCGCGGCGTTCGCGTGCTGCGCGGCCGCCGTGGGCGCCCCACTCCCCCTCGGCGCGGTCTTCGCCGTCGTACCGCTCGTCCTCTTCGCGATGGTGCTGCCGATCTCGGTCGGCGGCTGGGGGGTGCGCGAGGGCGCCGCCGTCGCCCTCCTGCCCCTCGCCGCTCTGACCACCGCCCAAGCCTTCGCCACGAGCGCCGCGTTCGGGCTGATGGCCCTCGTCGCCTCTCTCCCCGGCCTCGCCCTCGTCTGGACCCGCCGCCGCACCCTGGAGACCACCCCATGA